From the Mesorhizobium koreense genome, the window TCGGACGATCCTGCGACGATCTCGACCGGCATTCCGGCCCATTCGGCGACTGCCGCATCGTCGGTGAAGTCGTCGCGTCCGCTTGCCGCCGCCTTTTCGTGCGCATCGAAAATGGCTCTGAAAGGAAAGCCTTGCGGTGTCTGCGCGGCAAAGAGGCCGGTACGATCCACCGTACCGGTAACGCGCGCGTCGGTATCGCCGCGCTTCAACGTATCGGATACAGCGAGAGCGGGGAGGGCGCCTACGCCGCTCCTGGCCTTTTCGATCACGCCAGCAATGAGTCCCGAATCCGCGAACGGCCTGACCGCATCATGGATCAGCACGGTTTCGGGGTCGAATGCCTTCAACGCGCGCAGTGCCAGGAGCGTCGAGGCCTGTCTTGTCGCGCCGCCTGGCACGGTGATGACATGCCTGGGTAGCGGCCCGACAGCCTCGGCAAACAGCGCCGTATCGTCAGGATGGATCGCGATTGCGATGGCCGCGATTCCCGGATGGCCAAGAAAAGCGTCGAGCGTACGCGCAATTACTGCACGACCGCCGATCGGCCGGTATTGCTTCGGCCCTTCATGCGAGCCGGCGCGTTCGCCGCGACCCGCTGCGACGAGAACTACCGCGATCCGATGTTTTGCTACGCTTCGTTCCATGACGGGAGGACTATCCGTCAAAGCGTGGAAAAACCAGCGCAAAGCGAATTTGTTGTGCCGACCTGCCGTTACGTCGCATAGGAGGCCGGTTGCTCGCAATTCTGATTTTGTCTAAGAAATAGGCAATGGAGAAAAATGCGCCGAATTTAAGCAATGCAGGGAGCAAGCTGGCTGAGCCTCTTCTCGTCGGCAACGTGAGGCTACGCAATCGTGTCTTCCTGGCGCCGCTTTCCGGCATAAGCGATGCGCCATTTCGCGAGCGTGCCTTTGCGCACGGCGCCGGCATGGTCGTATCGGAAATGGTCGCCAGCGGCGAGCTTGCCAAAGGCCGCGATAAATCGACCCTGCGTGTCAGGCGTTCCGGTATCTTCCCGCATGTCGTCCAGCTTGCCGGCCGTGAAGCCTGCTGGATGGCCGAGGGAGCGCGCATCGCGGTGGGCGAGGGGGCCGATATCGTCGATATCAACATGGGTTGCCCGGCAAGGAAGGTAACCGGCGGTTATTCCGGTTCGGCGCTAATGCGCGATCTCGACCATGCCCTCTCCCTGATTGACGCGGTTGTGAAAGCCGTCGAGGTTCCGGTCACGCTGAAGACACGCCTCGGCTGGGACGAGCAGGTGCTCAACGCACCGATACTGGCGCGCCGCGCCGAGGCCGCCGGTATCTCGATGATCACCATCCACGGACGTACGCGCTGCCAGTTCTATACCGGCCGGGCGGATTGGCGCGCCATCCGCCACGTCAAGGAAGCCGTGGGGATACCTGTCGTCGCCAATGGCGACATCCAGACAGTCGAGGATGCCGCGCGCGCGCTCGAATATTCCGGAGCCGACGCGGTGATGATGGGTCGGGCGAATTGTGGCGCGCCTTGGACGGCGGCGGCGATTGGCGCGGCCTGCGGTGCTGAGGAAGCGCGGGACGTGCCGCGCAGCCGAGCCGCGCTCCTCGATTATATCATCGGCCACCATGAGGCGATGCTCCTGCTCTACGGTTTAGAGAGCGGGCTGCGCCAGGCGCGAAAACATCTTGGCTGGTATCTCGACCGTCATGCGCGGGGCGCCACCATCGAACTGCGCAGCCGGATCCTGACGGCGACCGACCCGTCCATGGTCGCCCGCTTGCTCTGCGAGGCGTTCGACGACGAAAGACCGAATGCAGGAAAGATAGCGGCATGAGCATTGCCCCGGCGCGCAGATTGCCGTCCGTCGATCCCGCCAGGATCGTGCTCGACACGATCCGCCATCCCGTCATCATGCTCGGGCCGGATGATCTCATCATCTTCGCCAATGCCGACGCGGAGGATTTCTTCCGGGCGAGCGCAGTGTTCCTGGGGCGACACAAACTCGCGAGTTTCGTCCCCTTTGGAAGCCCGCTTCTGACCCTCGTCGAACAGGTCAGGGAACGCCGCGCGCCGGTCAACGAGTATCGCGTCGATATTTCCTCGCCGCGCCTCGGTCCGGAGAAGATCGTCGATATTTATGTTGCGCCGGTGCCGGAACTCGCCGGTGCAGTGGTCGTCATGCTGCAGGAGCGGTCGATGGCCGACAAGATCGACCGTCAGATGACGCATCGTGGTGCCGCGCGCTCGGTGACCGGTCTGGCGTCCATGCTGGCGCATGAGATCAAGAATCCGCTCTCCGGCATCCGCGGCGCGGCCCAATTGCTTGAAAGCGTCGTTTCCGACGACGACCGGGCGCTGACACGACTGATCACCGACGAGACCGACCGGATCGTATCGCTGGTGGACCGCATGGAGATATTCTCCGACGAGCGTCCGATCGAGCGCTCGGCAGTCAACATCCATTCCGTGCTCGACCGCGTGAAGGCGATCGCCCGCAATGGTTTTGCCCGCCATATCAGGATCGTGGAAGATTACGATCCTTCGCTGCCGCCAGTCTTTGGCAACCGCGACCAACTCATCCAGGTCTTTCTCAACCTGGTCAAGAACGCGGCGGAAGCGATCGGCCGCGAGGAGGGCGGTGAGGTCACGCTTTCGACCGCGTTCCGGCCGGGGATCCGGCTTTCAGTGCCGGGGACCCAGGATCGCGTGTCGCTGCCGCTCGAATTCTGTGTGCATGACAATGGTTCCGGCGTTCCGGACGATCTGCTGCCTATCCTCTTCGACCCCTTCATCACTTCAAAGCCGAACGGCTCGGGTCTCGGCCTTGCGCTCGTAGCGAAGATCGTCGGTGAGCATGGCGGCGTTATCGAGTGCGAATCGTCGCCGCGCGGCACGACATTCCGCATCCTGATGCCAGCATGGAAGGGAGCCCCCGGCGCGGCGGATGCCGAAGGCACCATGGAGATCGGGCAATGAGCGCGCACGGACAGATCCTCGTCGCCGACGATGATGCTGCCATCCGCACCGTGCTCAACCAGGCGCTTTCACGCGTCGGACACGATGTCCGGATCACCTCCAATGCAACGACACTCTGGCGCTGGGTGGCGGCAGGTGAGGGCGATCTTGTCATCACCGACGTCGTCATGCCGGACGGGAATGCGTTCGACCTGTTGCCCCGTATCAAGAAGATGCGGCCCGAACTGCCAGTCATCGTCATGAGCGCGCAGAACACGTTCATGACGGCCATCCGAGCCTCCGAACATGGCGCATACGAATATCTGCCGAAGCCGTTCGATCTGAACGAACTTCTCAATATCGTCGGCCGGGCACTATCGGAACCAAGAAGCGGCGGCCGCGACCTGCGAGTCGAGGAGCAGCCGGAATCGATGCCGCTCGTCGGCCGCTCGCCTGCGATGCAGGATATCTACCGCGTGCTGGCGCGGCTGATGCAGACCGACCTGACCGTGATGATCTCGGGTGAATCGGGCACCGGCAAGGAATTGGTGGCGCGCGCGCTTCACGAATACGGCCGGCGTCGCAGCGGTCCGTTCGTCGCCATCAACATGGCGGCCATTCCACGTGATCTCATCGAATCCGAGCTCTTCGGTCATGAAAAGGGCGCCTTTACCGGCGCGCAGGCGCGGTCGATCGGCCGCTTCGAGCAGGCCGAGGGCGGAACGCTCTTTCTCGATGAGATCGGCGATATGCCGATGGAGGCGCAAACACGACTGCTGAGAGTGCTGCAACAGGGCGAATATACGACGGTCGGAGGCCGCACGCCGATCCGGACGGATGTGCGCATCGTCGCGGCGACCAACAAGGATTTGCGTACGCTCATCAATCAGGGCCTCTTCCGCGAGGACCTTTTCTACCGCTTGAATGTGGTGCCGCTCCGGCTGCCGCCTCTCAGGGAGAGGTCGGAAGATATTCCAGACCTTGTCCGCCATTTCTTCCAGCAGGCTGAACGGGAAGGGTTGCACCCCAAGCGCATCGCCGCCGGCGCACTTGAACGCATGAAGCGTTATCCATGGCCGGGCAACGTCCGCGAACTGGAAAACCTCATTCGTCGTCTGGCGGCGCTTTATCCGCAGGACGAAATATCGACCGAGATCATGGAGGCCGAACTCAAGACCGGCGAGGATGCCGCCATTGCCGCCAGTGAAGGGGCGACGGCCGACGATATCACCATCGGTCAGGCGGTGGAGCGCTATCTTCAAGGCTATTTCGCATCGTTCGGGCGTGAGATGCCGCCGCCCGGCCTCTATCAGCGAATCCTGGCGGAGGTCGAATATCCGCTTGTTCTTGCTTCCATGACGGCGACCCGGGGCAACCAGATCAAGGCCGCGGAATTGCTTGGCGTGAACCGTAATACGCTGCGCAAGAAGATCCGCGAACTCGGCGTGAACGTTTATCGTGGATCAAGAGGCGATTAGTTACGCCCGGGCTGGCTTTGTTGTATTCTCGCCACAATGCGTTGCATAAGTGCCACGCAGGCGAGACAGCGTAGCAGGACATGGCAGCACAGGCCGGTTTCGGCGATTCCAATCTGATTTCCGAGGCGTCGCGCCATGAGAGGCGCCGGGTTCTCATCCTGCCCGGCGTGATCGCGGTTGTCTGTGCCCTGCTGACGGCGGCGGCTTCGTTTGTAATCCTGACGGGCCTCACGCCTATCGTTCCCGATGAAAACACGACACTTGCCCTGATCGGCGTCAACGCTGTTTTCATCCTTGTCCTTGCCGGTCTCATCGTACGGGAAGCGCATCGCATCGTCACCGCCCGGCGCCGGGGCAAGGCGGCGGCGCGGCTGCATGTGCGCATCGTTTCGCTGTTTTCGCTGGTGGCGATCATCCCTGCCGTGGTCGTCGCGATCGTTGCTTCGATCACCCTGAATGTCGGCCTCGATCGCTGGTTCGAGATCCGCACGAAGACCATCATCAACTCTTCGCTTTCCATTGCCGAGGCTTATGTGCGGGAGAATGCCCAGAACCTGCAGGGCACCACGCTTTCCATGGCCTACGTGCTCGACGAGGCGCGTTCCCTCTACGATCTCGACCGGAACGGCTTTCGCAACCTGATGAGCCAGCAGGCAACGGGGCGCCAGCTTGCCGACGCGGCGCTAATCAAGTCTGACGGCTCCTTCGTCATCGAGGCGGAAACCAAATCCGACTTCCCGATGCCGGAGCCGCCCATCCAGGCGGTTCATCAGGCAGCCGATGGGCTGCCGGTGCTGATCGAGCCGAGAATCCGCAACATCGTCGGCTCCATCGTAAAGCTCAGGGAGATACCGGACGTCTATCTCTATACGATCCGGCTGGTCGACCCGCAGGTTATCCGCGCGCGGCAGATCGTGAAGGCCAATGTCGCCGACTACCAGGCGCTCGGCGCCAACAGGCGCGTCACGCAGATCGCATTCGCGCTGCTCTATCTCGGCCTGACGCTGGTTGTCGTGCTGGCGGCGATCTGGACCGGCATCGCGGTGGCCGATCGCCTTGTACGCCCGATCCGCCAGCTTATCGGCGCCGCCGACGAGGTATCGACCGGCAATCTCGACGTTTCCGTTCCAGTCCGCGCTTCCGATGGCGATGTGGCCAGCCTCGGCGACACGTTCAACACGATGATCGCGCAGTTGAAGTCGCACCGGAACGAACTCATTGCGGCCAAGGACGTGATCGACGAAAGGCGGCGCTTCTCAGAAGCGGTGCTGGAGGGCGTCACGGCCGGGGTGAT encodes:
- a CDS encoding bifunctional 2-C-methyl-D-erythritol 4-phosphate cytidylyltransferase/2-C-methyl-D-erythritol 2,4-cyclodiphosphate synthase, with translation MERSVAKHRIAVVLVAAGRGERAGSHEGPKQYRPIGGRAVIARTLDAFLGHPGIAAIAIAIHPDDTALFAEAVGPLPRHVITVPGGATRQASTLLALRALKAFDPETVLIHDAVRPFADSGLIAGVIEKARSGVGALPALAVSDTLKRGDTDARVTGTVDRTGLFAAQTPQGFPFRAIFDAHEKAAASGRDDFTDDAAVAEWAGMPVEIVAGSSDNVKLTWARDIAMADERLSRAAYPDVRTGNGYDVHAFGPGDHVMLCGIAIPHVKALSGHSDADVGLHALTDALLATCGAGDIGTHFPPSDPQWKGAASRLFVEHAAKIVRAKGGRIANADITLICEAPKIGPHREKMVKALTDMLGIAADRVSVKATTNEKLGFVGRSEGIAAIATVSVLYPGSVPA
- the dusB gene encoding tRNA dihydrouridine synthase DusB translates to MEKNAPNLSNAGSKLAEPLLVGNVRLRNRVFLAPLSGISDAPFRERAFAHGAGMVVSEMVASGELAKGRDKSTLRVRRSGIFPHVVQLAGREACWMAEGARIAVGEGADIVDINMGCPARKVTGGYSGSALMRDLDHALSLIDAVVKAVEVPVTLKTRLGWDEQVLNAPILARRAEAAGISMITIHGRTRCQFYTGRADWRAIRHVKEAVGIPVVANGDIQTVEDAARALEYSGADAVMMGRANCGAPWTAAAIGAACGAEEARDVPRSRAALLDYIIGHHEAMLLLYGLESGLRQARKHLGWYLDRHARGATIELRSRILTATDPSMVARLLCEAFDDERPNAGKIAA
- a CDS encoding two-component system sensor histidine kinase NtrB — translated: MSIAPARRLPSVDPARIVLDTIRHPVIMLGPDDLIIFANADAEDFFRASAVFLGRHKLASFVPFGSPLLTLVEQVRERRAPVNEYRVDISSPRLGPEKIVDIYVAPVPELAGAVVVMLQERSMADKIDRQMTHRGAARSVTGLASMLAHEIKNPLSGIRGAAQLLESVVSDDDRALTRLITDETDRIVSLVDRMEIFSDERPIERSAVNIHSVLDRVKAIARNGFARHIRIVEDYDPSLPPVFGNRDQLIQVFLNLVKNAAEAIGREEGGEVTLSTAFRPGIRLSVPGTQDRVSLPLEFCVHDNGSGVPDDLLPILFDPFITSKPNGSGLGLALVAKIVGEHGGVIECESSPRGTTFRILMPAWKGAPGAADAEGTMEIGQ
- the ntrC gene encoding nitrogen regulation protein NR(I): MSAHGQILVADDDAAIRTVLNQALSRVGHDVRITSNATTLWRWVAAGEGDLVITDVVMPDGNAFDLLPRIKKMRPELPVIVMSAQNTFMTAIRASEHGAYEYLPKPFDLNELLNIVGRALSEPRSGGRDLRVEEQPESMPLVGRSPAMQDIYRVLARLMQTDLTVMISGESGTGKELVARALHEYGRRRSGPFVAINMAAIPRDLIESELFGHEKGAFTGAQARSIGRFEQAEGGTLFLDEIGDMPMEAQTRLLRVLQQGEYTTVGGRTPIRTDVRIVAATNKDLRTLINQGLFREDLFYRLNVVPLRLPPLRERSEDIPDLVRHFFQQAEREGLHPKRIAAGALERMKRYPWPGNVRELENLIRRLAALYPQDEISTEIMEAELKTGEDAAIAASEGATADDITIGQAVERYLQGYFASFGREMPPPGLYQRILAEVEYPLVLASMTATRGNQIKAAELLGVNRNTLRKKIRELGVNVYRGSRGD
- a CDS encoding sensor histidine kinase NtrY-like, whose translation is MAAQAGFGDSNLISEASRHERRRVLILPGVIAVVCALLTAAASFVILTGLTPIVPDENTTLALIGVNAVFILVLAGLIVREAHRIVTARRRGKAAARLHVRIVSLFSLVAIIPAVVVAIVASITLNVGLDRWFEIRTKTIINSSLSIAEAYVRENAQNLQGTTLSMAYVLDEARSLYDLDRNGFRNLMSQQATGRQLADAALIKSDGSFVIEAETKSDFPMPEPPIQAVHQAADGLPVLIEPRIRNIVGSIVKLREIPDVYLYTIRLVDPQVIRARQIVKANVADYQALGANRRVTQIAFALLYLGLTLVVVLAAIWTGIAVADRLVRPIRQLIGAADEVSTGNLDVSVPVRASDGDVASLGDTFNTMIAQLKSHRNELIAAKDVIDERRRFSEAVLEGVTAGVIGVDSQGVITIVNRSAETMLAISDKASVGKNLSSVLPDVGRVFQIARSSRRPVYREQVTFYRAGAERTFNVQVTPEQREAGSASFSDDWSYVVTVDDITDLVTAQRTSAWADVARRIAHEIKNPLTPIQLSAERIRRRFGKVITEDREIFDQCTDTIIRQVGDIGRMVDEFSSFARMPKPDMKMLDLREPLREASFLVEVSRPDIAFERDLGSEKLMGTFDSRLLAQAFGNVIKNAAESIEAVEREGGEPGVIRIVASARDGMAVVSVTDNGKGLPRENRQRLLEPYMTTREKGTGLGLAIVKKIVEDHGGRLELHDAPAEFHGGRGAMIRFVLPLSMEKRAEETEGGAAHNEPEQIGNGI